The Syntrophales bacterium genome contains a region encoding:
- a CDS encoding transposase, which yields MIPASPAIHCFYCKIEANRVRGFAPKGQTPGVRLVAEKNHVSMISAITKDGKVRFMMHRDPMNSRLLMKFMTRLTKDTGRKAFLILDNLRVHHNLEGRQWLEDHHEQIEVFHLPSYSSELNSDEHLNGNLKNKIHSGEPVRNREDLEKKTRSFMKTLI from the coding sequence ATGATTCCGGCTTCACCTGCAATTCATTGTTTTTATTGTAAAATAGAGGCCAACCGGGTCAGGGGATTTGCTCCGAAAGGGCAGACACCGGGGGTCCGATTGGTTGCCGAGAAGAACCATGTCAGCATGATCTCGGCCATCACCAAGGACGGAAAGGTTCGGTTCATGATGCATCGGGACCCCATGAACTCCAGGCTTTTGATGAAGTTCATGACCCGTCTGACGAAAGATACCGGTCGCAAGGCCTTTTTGATTCTGGATAATCTTCGTGTTCATCATAACCTAGAAGGCAGACAATGGTTGGAAGATCATCACGAACAGATTGAAGTTTTTCATCTTCCATCCTATTCGTCGGAGCTCAATTCGGATGAACACTTGAACGGAAATCTCAAGAACAAAATTCACTCAGGGGAGCCAGTCCGCAACCGGGAAGATTTGGAAAAGAAAACCCGTTCATTCATGAAAACGCTCATCTAG